Proteins from a single region of Cydia amplana chromosome 17, ilCydAmpl1.1, whole genome shotgun sequence:
- the LOC134655651 gene encoding uncharacterized protein LOC134655651 — protein MRRGHSGIGGWRNENPRHFWPRGGGVPRHGPPQQYPLLDLPAKYGGPRMNRGGQHYNPHMGPNHRMRGVDRRSFGPHDNRPRFPGPSDRYNYQPHLRNDDTSDNYKNLVSYCESRKNDHSRINSMGDIDHRQTFNSPHTPKPYGPHPISPWVHPPTEDRRASFEDRVHRRPSQYHENVDGNIIPNFTSHRPPSSDHYGTNVASAIDNSNSFSRSVDDTVDIVRRRLLNRNESHNNTDPSTDQNPRADSEAASTTLYQSEPETPPTRKRIQRRRQNTQSNCDKIKNKIVHQLFKMDKEKLNKLMDNPNSSSKFEYAISSLITESQNSLDRHLRSVAEKSLCSSSTEFIHDDNNTIYEDTFLKQMQCILEPQDTVLLEDIKPLVMAELNKVLQLDEFDQRFERGDEDPNYYLSEELATDTDYPNNYAYDNTDFSKDVLPNYPEEENHSYYEDRQFSPTNFPEQDTPESPRGCEQNEQYNYDQPDKLFERRAARKSCDYSQLKKESAESRHQMRRSIDEERNRFNDARRKLVTPPPVFDTNVEQLSEEEDPFADLDKQYHVAVDHNFIEEELDKQYMAANENNLVKNNNETKIEPISSVKDVSPNKPIKKEVLLSPEIDPVSIKKEIDNQLLNIAKSPLKLSSSTNKARRSHRTRHSKSEIKKEDSHVSIHDTNQGKDDNQELNTENIKHENNPELTDSQESLKSENSNTVKSTIAPNSRKRSIDQKPSHRKEKRKKSDVSPEANKQILNKNIIINVNDCGSKSTEKKCDTAKSIFNLFFSKDESGKELPKEGKTVESSDKAYSDKYVKRKETPKKKDSGDKRKRSSNSHSIVSPIDSNNSSSEAQPKTDSKNKLKTIDMFVTHPVKVSNVHQARRNTAIATVSKKEDNIDKNTPQSTKVTKRSVGTQMIHKSRNKETQTTLSKSSVSRLCQTEVKRFTTRAIQTDSVAFGKSRIKSSDTFERMKEIDLEIQVLLQEKFKLYNSIETRESCSNAMQNLGMTVLNVTPNEDKDDDTNDDGLSEDVIVDNFTSIPVEELEQIAFESVQDIPIESPKKSKRSQRRAALERQQKSSQSPTVRNKTNKKSAAPNISLIEQIITDDRPLEDIISLDDFEDPGEAPVTKKSKSKKAQKSKAKKQPPKKTKSTKLAVNLSDYILKECQVVLTREDFSKYLPSSKKSDEPPKEPPVVKDEKVKEPEPQKVVIEVPDVVEQTVDPTDMLDMLDVSEDIVIGDNCEVKSGEKETERVSIGDDIIVDNSQSSDDVVVVEGQCEDECKMFDYSSDESLKRESITVTGNADAVLAIEAIDNNFVAACLDGNVYHFNSDGQLLTTLRGSNLAVTCLIIVKEKYGTTVYTGSLDSRIRYYDLETGLEKGPECNVLSPIQTMDRAWDTVYVGTRTGFVTQYECKNNMLIPRSTMKFSEQSILALRALKEGPRKVLLVAARSENVTIKDAQTGLLMRTLEGPRMTVYTLVFEEGKVYCGTSSHQIHVFDYNSGSHCGTHSGGKGAVCLRATGGLLFAGCYDGCVYVYRQGGARPLAQLRGPGLMLLSLAVVGTKIIAGYKDRSLYIWKIPLSILKEMIL, from the exons ATGAGGCGAGGTCATTCTGGCATCGGTGGATGGCGGAATGAAAATCCAAGACATTTTTGGCCTCGCGGAGGCGGTGTTCCTCGGCATGGACCTCCCCAACAATACCCTCTACTGGACCTACCCGCCAA ATATGGAGGGCCAAGAATGAACAGAGGAGGACAACATTACAATCCTCACATGGGACCAAACCACCGAATGCGAGGAGTTGATCGTAGATCATTTGGACCTCACGATAATCGGCCTCGATTTCCAGGTCCCTCCGACCGGTATAACTATCAACCCCATTTAAGAAATGATGACACCAGCGATAATTACAAAAATTTAGTCAGTTACTGTGAGAGCAGAAAAAATGACCACAGCCGCATTAATAGTATGGGGGATATAGACCATAGGCAAACCTTTAATTCGCCTCATACTCCAAAACCTTATGGCCCACATCCTATTTCACCGTGGGTGCACCCTCCAACTGAAGACAGGAGGGCTAGTTTCGAAGACAGAGTTCATAGACGACCAAGCCAATACCATGAGAATGTAGATGGGAACATTATTCCCAATTTTACAAGCCATAGACCACCGTCATCTGACCATTACGGAACAAATGTAGCCTCGGCTATAGACAACTCGAATTCATTCAGCCGCTCTGTTGATGACACTGTAGATATTGTCAGAAGAAGGCTATTAAATCGGAATGAATCTCATAATAATACAGATCCTTCTACGGATCAGAACCCGAGGGCAGATTCCGAGGCAGCGTCAACCACCTTATACCAAAGTGAACCAGAGACACCTCCGACCAGAAAGAGGATACAGAGACGAAGACAGAACACACAGTctaattgtgataaaattaaaaacaaaattgttcACCAGTTATTCAAAATGGACAAGGAAAAACTTAATAAGCTGATGGACAATCCAAATTCATCTTCTAAGTTTGAATATGCCATTAGCAGTCTTATAACAGAGTCTCAAAACAGCTTGGACAGACATTTGAGGTCTGTTGCAGAGAAGTCACTATGTAGCTCAAGTACAGAGTTTATACATGATGACAACAACACTATTTATGAAGATACATTTTTGAAACAAATGCAGTGTATCCTAGAACCTCAAGATACAGTTTTGCTTGAAGATATCAAGCCGCTGGTAATGGCTGAGTTAAACAAAGTTCTGCAATTAGACGAATTTGATCAGAGATTTGAAAGAGGAGACGAAGATCCTAATTACTACCTATCGGAAGAATTGGCTACCGATACAGACTATCCTAATAACTATGCATATGATAACACAGATTTCAGTAAAGATGTACTGCCAAACTACCCCGAAGAAGAAAACCACTCTTACTATGAAGACAGGCAGTTTTCACCAACCAACTTTCCTGAACAAGACACTCCAGAAAGTCCAAGAGGGTGTGAGCAAAATGAGCAGTACAACTATGACCAGCCTGATAAATTATTTGAAAGAAGAGCTGCTAGAAAGAGTTGTGACTACAGCCAGCTCAAGAAGGAAAGTGCTGAAAGTCGCCACCAAATGAGACGCAGCATTGATGAAGAACGGAATAGGTTTAATGATGCAAGACGTAAGCTTGTGACTCCACCACCAGTGTTTGATACAAACGTAGAGCAGCTCTCTGAAGAAGAAGATCCTTTTGCAGACTTAGACAAGCAGTATCATGTTGCTGTTGACCACAATTTTATTGAAGAGGAattggacaaacaatacatggCTGCTAATGAGAATAACCTTGTCAAGAACAATAATGAAACGAAAATAGAACCAATAAGCTCTGTTAAAGATGTTTCGCCAAACAAACCTATCAAAAAGGAAGTTTTGCTTAGCCCAGAAATAGATCCAGTTTCTATAAAAAAGGAAATTGATAACCAGTTACTGAATATTGCGAAATCTCCCTTAAAATTGTCTTCTTCCACTAATAAAGCTCGGAGGAGTCATAGAACAAGACATTCAAAAAGTGAGATAAAAAAAGAAGATAGTCATGTATCCATTCATGACACTAATCAAGGCAAAGATGATAATCAAGAATTGAATACTGAGAATATAAAGCACGAAAACAATCCAGAGCTGACGGACAGCCAAGAAAGCTTAAAGTCAGAAAACTCGAATACAGTCAAGTCTACTATTGCACCAAATTCTCGAAAAAGATCCATTGATCAAAAACCTTCTCATCGAAAAGAAAAGCGCAAAAAGAGTGACGTCAGTCCTGAAGCCAATAaacagatattaaataaaaatattatcataaatgTAAATGATTGTGGTTCAAAGTCCACAGAAAAGAAATGTGATACGGCTAAGTCcatattcaatttatttttctctAAGGACGAAAGTGGAAAAGAGTTACCAAAAGAGGGTAAAACTGTCGAATCCAGTGATAAAGCTTAttcagataaatatgttaagaGGAAAGAAACACCTAAAAAGAAAGATAGTGGAGATAAGAGGAAACGTTCCTCAAACAGTCATTCCATTGTTAGCCCTATAGATAGCAATAATAGTTCTAGTGAAGCACAACCCAAAACGGATAGTAAGAATAAGCTTAAAACAATAGATATGTTTGTGACTCATCCAGTTAAAGTATCCAATGTGCACCAAGCACGTAGAAATACAGCAATAGCAACAGTTTCTAAAAAAGAAGATAATATTGACAAAAATACACCACAATCCACCAAGGTGACCAAACGAAGTGTGGGGACACAAATGATTCATAAATCACGTAATAAAGAAACACAGACAACTTTGTCTAAAAGCTCAGTATCAAGACTATGTCAAACAGAAGTTAAAAGATTTACAACAAGAGCTATTCAAACTGATTCTGTTGCTTTCGGAAAGTCGCGTATTAAATCCAGTGACACTTTTGAAAGGATGAAAGAAATTGATCTCGAAATACAAGTATTACTACAAGAGAAGTTTAAACTGTACAATTCTATTGAGACAAGAGAATCATGTTCTAATGCTATGCAGAATTTGGGTATGACTGTATTAAATGTTACTCCTAATGAAGATAAGGATGATGATACTAATGACGACGGCTTATCCGAAGACGTCATAGTGGATAATTTTACCAGTATCCCAGTGGAGGAATTGGAACAAATTGCTTTTGAGAGTGTGCAGGATATACCCATTGAATCCCCTAAAAAGAGTAAACGCAGTCAACGTCGTGCTGCGTTAGAGAGGCAACAGAAAAGCTCTCAGAGTCCAACTGTTCGCAATAAAACCAATAAGAAATCAGCTGCTCCCAACATATCATTAATAGAGCAGATTATTACTGATGACCGGCCTTTAGAAGATATCATATCCCTGGACGATTTTGAAGATCCAGGGGAAGCCCCAGTCACAAAGAAAAGCAAATCTAAAAAGGCACAAAAATCTAAAGCTAAAAAACAGCCtccaaaaaaaactaaatctacCAAGCTTGCTGTCAATCTCTctgattacatattaaaagaaTGCCAAGTAGTTTTAACTAGAGAAGACTTCAGCAAGTACCTGCCTAGTTCTAAGAAATCAGATGAACCGCCAAAAGAGCCT CCTGTAGTAAAAGATGAAAAAGTAAAAGAGCCTGAACCTCAAAAAGTAGTAATAGAAGTACCAGATGTAGTAGAACAGACAGTAGATCCTACTGACATGTTAGACATGTTAGATGTATCCGAAGATATAGTTATCGGGGACAATTGTGAAGTCAAGTCAGGAGAGAAGGAGACAGAGAGAGTATCGATAGGTGATGACATAATTGTGGATAACAGTCAGTCGTCAGATGATGTGGTGGTGGTAGAGGGGCAGTGTGAGGATGAGTGTAAGATGTTTGACTACTCATCAGATGAGTCTCTGAAGCGAGAATCAATCACGGTCACTGGAAATGCTGATGCTGTGCTGGCAATAGAG GCTATAGACAACAACTTCGTGGCAGCATGCCTAGACGGCAACGTGTACCATTTCAACAGCGACGGTCAACTGTTGACCACATTACGAGGGTCAAACTTGGCGGTCACCTGCCTGATCATCGTCAAGGAGAAGTACGGGACCACTGTGTACACGGGCTCTCTGGACTCGAGGATACGATACTATGATTTAGAG acTGGGTTGGAGAAGGGTCCGGAATGCAACGTGCTGAGCCCCATCCAGACCATGGACCGCGCGTGGGACACCGTATACGTGGGCACCAGAACGGGTTTCGTCACGCAGTATGAATGCAAG AACAACATGCTAATACCGCGGAGTACTATGAAGTTCTCGGAGCAGTCGATTCTGGCCCTTCGTGCCCTGAAGGAGGGACCTCGGAAG GTGTTGCTAGTGGCAGCGCGGTCCGAAAACGTGACAATCAAGGACGCGCAAACAGGTCTCCTCATGCGGACCCTCGAGGGTCCACGCATGACGGTCTACACGCTCGTGTTCGAGGAGGGTAAGGTCTACTGCGGCACCTCCAGCCACCAGATACACGTGTTCGATTACAAT AGCGGGTCGCACTGCGGCACGCACTCGGGCGGCAAGGGCGCCGTGTGCCTGCGCGCGACGGGGGGGCTGCTATTTGCGGGCTGCTACGACGGCTGCGTGTACGTGTACCGGCAGGGCGGCGCGCGCCCGCTCGCGCAGCTGCGCGGCCCCGGCCTCATGCTGCTGTCGCTCGCCGTCGTCGGCACCAAG ATCATCGCCGGATACAAGGACAGGAGTTTGTACATATGGAAAATTCCACTTAGCATACTAAAAGAAATGATTTTGTAA
- the LOC134656003 gene encoding dihydrolipoyllysine-residue succinyltransferase component of 2-oxoglutarate dehydrogenase complex, mitochondrial-like: MTFYVVDRCSWNPFLPGHALLWVPALGCGCAARGWSRLSVVGCGCGARGSILTTILVRSSVSDARRPFLSADPLPSVECALALPLELALAPSSGGCGCGCDSCVARSSHCASIGIGHALESLSSGVSHLLDSLSETRRMVALVLQLGSHSKLKSRAALRSIHFAVALRKEEEVKAPNFPDSVTTGDVKYIKKEGDAVAMDEVVMEIETDKTALPVMSPGHGKLVRYLVKEGEAIKSQQPCFIVDVTGVAPAAAPAAAPAPAAAPAPAPAAAPAPAAAPAAAPVVSKVAGKAKVAAGPTLAAQRLTDPTKTISGTRTEHPVPMNKMRLRIAQRLKEAQNTTAMLTTFNECDMSKLMEYRKANLAAFTKKFGVKLSFMSPFLKASANALLDQPVINAVIVDGNIVYRDFVDISVAVATPRGLVVPVLRNVESMDYPKIELTINGIAEKARSGKLTPADMQGGTFTISNGGVFGSLLSMPIINLPQSAILGMHAIFQRPVAVGKKIEIRPMMYLALSYDHRLIDGREAVLFLRKVKSGVEDPTSILAGM; the protein is encoded by the exons ATGACCTTTTATGTCGTCGATCGATGCTCGTGGAATCCCTTCCTGCCCGGTCACGCGTTGCTCTGGGTCCCCGCTCTCGGCTGCGGCTGCGCGGCTCGCGGCTGGTCCCGGCTCTCGGTGGTCGGCTGCGGCTGCGGCGCTCGCGGCTCCATCTTGACGACGATCCTCGTTCGCTCCTCCGTGAGCGACGCTCGGCGTCCTTTTCTTTCTGCAGATCCTCTTCCATCTGTCGAATGCGCTCTCGCTCTTCCTTTAGAGCTAGCTCTCGCTCCCTCAAGCGGCGGCTGTGGCTGCGGCTGCGACTCCTGTGTCGCACGTTCGTCTCACTGCGCCTCGATCGGGATCGGTCACGCCCTGGAGTCACTAAGCTCCGGTGTTTCCCATCTTCTTGATTCATTATCTGAAACTCGTCGTATGGTAGCATTAGTACTTCAACTAGGGAG CCACTCAAAGTTGAAATCGAGAGCAGCGCTTCGCTCCATCCATTTCGCTGTTGCGCTGCGGAAAGAAGAGGAAGTGAAAGCGCCCAATTTTCCCGACTCTGTCACCACTGGCGatgttaa ATATATAAAGAAAGAAGGCGACGCAGTGGCCATGGACGAAGTCGTGATGGAGATTGAAACCGACAAGACGGCGCTTCCAGTCATGTCCCCGGGTCACGGGAAGCTCGTGAGGTACCTGGTGAAAGAGGGGGAGGCTATCAAGTCACAGCAGCCCTGTTTTATA GTAGATGTAACTGGCGTGGCGCCCGCTGCCGCCCCGGCCGCCGCCCCCGCGCCTGctgccgcccccgcccccgcccctgcCGCCGCGCCCGCCCCCGCTGCAGCGCCGGCCGCAGCCCCGGTTGTGTCCAAGGTCGCAGGCAAAGCGAAAGTAGCAGCGGGACCTACC tTAGCAGCGCAACGTCTCACAGACCCCACGAAGACGATATCAGGCACGCGCACCGAGCATCCCGTGCCTATGAATAAGATGCGCTTGCGCATCGCGCAGCGGCTCAAGGAGGCGCAGAACACCACGGCCATGCTTACTACCTTTAACGAGTGTGATATGAG caaGCTCATGGAGTACCGCAAGGCCAACCTAGCCGCGTTCACGAAGAAGTTCGGCGTGAAGCTCTCCTTCATGTCCCCGTTCCTGAAGGCCTCCGCCAACGCGCTGCTGGACCAGCCCGTCATCAACGCGGTCATTGTTGACGGCAATATTGTTTATAG GGATTTCGTGGACATCTCAGTAGCAGTGGCGACGCCGCGAGGGTTAGTGGTGCCGGTACTACGGAACGTGGAGTCCATGGATTACCCGAAAATAGAGCTCACTATAAACGGCATCGCGGAAAAGGCGAGGAGCG GCAAACTGACCCCAGCGGACATGCAAGGCGGCACATTCACGATCAGCAACGGCGGCGTGTTCGGCTCGCTGCTGTCCATGCCCATCATCAACCTGCCGCAGTCCGCCATTTTGGGCATGCACGCCATTTTCCAGCGGCCTGTCGCTGTCGGGAAAAAA ATCGAAATCAGGCCCATGATGTACCTGGCACTGTCCTACGACCACAGACTGATCGACGGGCGCGAAGCGGTGCTCTTCCTCCGAAAGGTCAAGTCAGGAGTTGAAGACCCAACGTCCATCCTCGCTGGCATGTAG